One stretch of Sulfuricystis multivorans DNA includes these proteins:
- a CDS encoding sulfite exporter TauE/SafE family protein — MHFATAGIDAPLWLPPLAGFVLAYFCSMVGISGAFLLLPFQMSVLGYVSPSVSATNLVFNLVAIPGGVWRYAKEGRLDWPLARLIALGTLPGLLAGWWLRLHWLVDPKTFKLFVGLVLGGLAIRLWRSRTIVSTRPTTTKPESFPARGVLLLSLVIGMIGGAYGIGGGALMSPVLVALFGLSLHAIAGATLFGTFLTSLLGVAAYQFLPAPAGLPTQPDWALGLMFGFGGLAGMYLGARTQKHVPLRLLETGLALLLAGLAVTYVTQFFR; from the coding sequence ATGCACTTTGCCACTGCGGGCATCGATGCGCCACTGTGGCTACCGCCATTGGCCGGTTTCGTGCTCGCCTATTTCTGCTCGATGGTCGGCATCTCGGGCGCCTTCCTGCTGCTGCCCTTCCAGATGAGCGTGCTCGGCTACGTCTCGCCCTCGGTATCGGCGACCAATCTGGTCTTCAACCTCGTCGCGATCCCCGGCGGCGTCTGGCGCTATGCCAAGGAAGGCCGGCTGGACTGGCCTCTGGCGCGCCTCATCGCGCTGGGCACACTGCCCGGCCTCCTGGCCGGCTGGTGGCTGCGTCTGCATTGGCTGGTCGATCCCAAGACCTTCAAGCTGTTCGTCGGCCTGGTGCTCGGCGGGCTCGCCATACGCCTGTGGCGCTCCCGAACCATCGTATCCACCCGGCCGACGACAACGAAACCCGAGAGTTTCCCGGCGCGCGGCGTGTTGCTGCTCTCCCTGGTCATCGGCATGATCGGCGGCGCCTACGGCATCGGCGGTGGCGCGTTGATGTCTCCGGTACTGGTCGCGCTATTCGGCCTATCACTGCATGCGATCGCCGGCGCGACACTGTTCGGCACCTTCCTGACCTCGTTGCTGGGGGTGGCCGCCTATCAGTTCCTGCCCGCCCCGGCAGGCTTGCCGACCCAGCCGGACTGGGCGCTCGGCCTGATGTTCGGCTTCGGCGGTCTTGCCGGCATGTATCTCGGCGCGCGCACACAAAAGCACGTGCCGTTGCGACTGCTCGAGACCGGGCTGGCGCTGCTGCTCGCCGGGCTTGCGGTGACCTATGTGACGCAGTTTTTTCGCTGA
- the moeA gene encoding molybdopterin molybdotransferase MoeA: MSALPFTCLDDYDPDALSVWRARQFLLETVQPIVGHERLFVREALDRVLAEDVISPVDVPAHDNSAMDGWAVRHADLSPDRETRLTIVGTAFAGRPCDAKLGACETARIMTGAMIPEGADCVVIQEVVRVEGETIVVPPGQKPAQNIRRAGEDLQAGKPALSAGKRLRPAELGVIASLGIAEVTVRRRVRVALFSTGDELMSIGTPLAPGAVYDSNRYTLWGMLTRLGCEVIDMGVVKDDPVTLEAAFRAAAACSDAIVTSGGVSVGEADFVKQLMARLGEVAFWKIAMKPGKPMAFGRIGAGKESAWLFGLPGNPVAVMVTFYQFVQPALMKLMGIDPVPEVATFPARCVVPIKKGKGRTEFQRGILFQENGAWCVRPTGHQGSGMLSSMTQADCFIVLEAERGFIEAGEMVQVQPFAGLA; this comes from the coding sequence ATGTCAGCACTCCCTTTCACCTGTCTCGACGACTATGACCCGGACGCGCTCAGCGTCTGGCGCGCCCGTCAGTTCCTGCTCGAAACCGTCCAGCCCATCGTCGGCCATGAACGCCTCTTCGTGCGTGAGGCGCTCGACCGCGTGCTCGCCGAGGACGTGATCTCGCCGGTCGATGTGCCGGCGCACGACAACTCGGCGATGGACGGCTGGGCGGTGCGCCATGCCGATCTCTCGCCCGATCGCGAAACACGGCTGACGATCGTCGGCACGGCCTTCGCCGGCCGTCCCTGCGATGCGAAACTCGGCGCTTGCGAGACGGCACGCATCATGACCGGGGCGATGATTCCCGAGGGCGCCGATTGCGTGGTGATCCAGGAAGTCGTGCGCGTCGAAGGCGAGACGATCGTCGTCCCACCGGGACAGAAGCCGGCGCAGAACATCCGCCGCGCCGGCGAGGATTTGCAGGCCGGCAAACCGGCGCTTTCCGCCGGCAAGCGCTTGCGGCCCGCCGAACTCGGCGTGATCGCCTCGCTCGGCATCGCCGAAGTCACGGTGCGGCGCCGCGTGCGTGTCGCCTTGTTTTCCACCGGCGACGAGCTGATGTCGATCGGCACGCCACTAGCGCCAGGCGCGGTCTATGACAGCAACCGCTACACCCTCTGGGGCATGCTGACAAGGCTGGGCTGCGAAGTGATCGACATGGGCGTGGTCAAGGACGATCCGGTGACGCTGGAAGCGGCTTTCCGCGCGGCGGCGGCCTGCAGTGATGCGATCGTCACCAGCGGCGGCGTTTCGGTCGGCGAGGCGGATTTCGTCAAACAGCTGATGGCGCGCCTGGGCGAAGTGGCGTTCTGGAAGATCGCGATGAAGCCCGGCAAGCCGATGGCTTTCGGGCGCATCGGCGCGGGCAAGGAAAGCGCGTGGCTGTTCGGCCTGCCTGGCAATCCGGTCGCGGTGATGGTGACCTTCTACCAGTTCGTCCAGCCGGCACTGATGAAGCTGATGGGCATCGACCCAGTGCCCGAGGTTGCGACGTTCCCGGCGCGCTGCGTCGTGCCGATCAAAAAAGGCAAGGGGCGCACCGAGTTCCAGCGCGGCATCCTGTTCCAGGAAAACGGCGCATGGTGCGTGCGGCCGACCGGCCATCAGGGTTCGGGCATGCTGAGCTCGATGACCCAGGCCGACTGTTTCATCGTCCTCGAAGCAGAACGCGGCTTCATCGAAGCGGGTGAGATGGTGCAGGTACAGCCTTTCGCAGGGCTCGCCTAG
- a CDS encoding SDR family NAD(P)-dependent oxidoreductase encodes MEIKGSVVLVTGGGNGIGEAVAKYFAQRGAKIAIVDMVQENIDRVLADLKAMGAEAIGVQANVTSEADTAKFIQATLDAFGKLNITVACAGIIRDGMMLTLDKQTGKVSRKLGLDKWQAVIDVNLTGTFLTLRDSAEAMVNGGWPGLLVTISSVNKVGQIGQLNYSSTKVADALMPKIIIGEFMLRGIKNIRCVGIAPGYTATPMLTGMNQDALKAILKDVHLGRLVEPEEIARLIGHCAENEAINATTLEITGGLCYPGGIAK; translated from the coding sequence ATGGAAATCAAAGGCAGTGTGGTTCTCGTCACCGGCGGCGGCAATGGCATCGGCGAAGCGGTCGCCAAGTATTTCGCCCAACGGGGCGCCAAGATCGCGATCGTCGACATGGTGCAGGAAAACATCGATCGCGTGCTCGCGGATCTCAAGGCGATGGGCGCCGAAGCCATCGGCGTGCAGGCGAACGTCACCAGCGAGGCGGATACCGCGAAGTTCATCCAGGCGACTCTCGATGCGTTCGGCAAGTTGAACATCACCGTCGCCTGCGCCGGCATCATCCGCGACGGCATGATGCTCACGCTCGACAAGCAGACCGGCAAGGTATCGCGCAAGCTGGGCCTCGACAAATGGCAAGCGGTGATCGACGTCAACCTCACCGGCACCTTCCTGACGCTGCGCGATTCCGCCGAAGCGATGGTCAATGGCGGCTGGCCGGGCCTGCTGGTCACCATCTCCTCGGTCAACAAGGTCGGCCAGATCGGCCAGCTCAACTACTCCTCGACCAAGGTCGCCGACGCGCTGATGCCGAAGATCATCATCGGCGAATTCATGCTGCGCGGCATCAAGAACATCCGCTGCGTCGGCATCGCGCCGGGCTACACCGCGACGCCGATGCTCACCGGCATGAACCAGGACGCATTGAAGGCGATCCTCAAGGACGTGCATCTGGGCCGCCTGGTCGAGCCGGAGGAAATCGCCCGCCTGATCGGCCACTGCGCCGAAAACGAGGCAATCAACGCCACCACGCTGGAAATCACCGGCGGCCTCTGCTATCCCGGCGGCATCGCGAAGTAA
- a CDS encoding MoaD/ThiS family protein, with amino-acid sequence MKITFKLFASLQDHLPFEARAKNALEIELPEGTTIAQVIERFALPAASCKLVLVDGVFVPPAERASRTLKDGETLAIWPPIAGG; translated from the coding sequence ATGAAAATCACCTTCAAGCTCTTCGCCTCGCTGCAGGATCATCTGCCGTTCGAGGCAAGAGCGAAGAATGCGCTCGAGATCGAGCTTCCGGAAGGCACGACGATCGCCCAGGTGATCGAACGTTTCGCGCTGCCGGCGGCTTCCTGCAAGCTGGTGCTGGTCGATGGCGTGTTCGTGCCGCCGGCAGAGCGCGCAAGCCGCACGCTCAAGGACGGCGAAACGCTCGCCATCTGGCCACCGATCGCCGGCGGCTGA
- a CDS encoding NAD(P)/FAD-dependent oxidoreductase, which yields MRHVIIGNGPAGVVAAETLRRLQPTAEIALIGDEAEPPYSRMAIPYFLQGNIPEDGTHLRKTHDHFTTHRIHLIQGRVSCVDSAVRQIEFASGERLAYDRLLIATGSRPIRPEIPGIDLANVHTCWTLDDARAIAAKAQPGSRVVQLGAGFIGCIILEALATRDVELTIVEMGDRMVPRMMTLIAGAMIERWVKSKGIEVRVSTAISAIEQDGDALCVKLGAGETALRADLVICAAGVRPNVDFLAGSGVALGRGIRVDRGMRTSVPDIYAAGDVTEAPGFYDGTPQLNAIQPNAVEQGRIAAINMAGGNAELPGSLAINVLDTLGLISTSFGHWQGKGDGVELVDEANFRYLSLQFEDDVLIGATSIGWTDHVGALRGLIQSRIRLGPWKARLMADPTQFMAAYLACTQKAA from the coding sequence ATGAGGCATGTCATCATCGGCAACGGCCCCGCGGGGGTCGTTGCCGCAGAAACCTTGCGTCGACTGCAGCCGACCGCCGAGATCGCGCTGATCGGCGACGAGGCAGAGCCACCCTACTCGCGCATGGCGATCCCGTATTTCCTGCAAGGCAACATTCCCGAGGACGGCACTCATCTGCGCAAGACGCACGACCATTTCACGACCCACCGCATCCACCTGATCCAGGGGCGCGTAAGCTGTGTCGATTCGGCGGTGCGGCAGATCGAATTCGCCAGCGGTGAACGCCTTGCCTATGATCGGCTCCTGATTGCCACCGGCTCGCGGCCGATCCGTCCGGAGATTCCCGGCATCGACCTCGCCAACGTGCATACCTGCTGGACGCTCGACGACGCGCGCGCGATCGCGGCAAAAGCCCAGCCCGGCAGCCGCGTGGTGCAGCTCGGCGCCGGTTTCATCGGCTGCATCATCCTGGAAGCGCTTGCCACTCGCGACGTCGAGCTGACGATCGTCGAGATGGGAGACCGGATGGTGCCGCGCATGATGACTTTGATAGCCGGTGCGATGATCGAGCGCTGGGTGAAAAGCAAAGGTATCGAAGTGCGTGTCAGCACCGCGATCAGCGCTATCGAGCAGGACGGCGATGCGCTGTGTGTCAAACTCGGCGCTGGCGAAACGGCACTGCGAGCCGACCTGGTGATCTGCGCCGCCGGCGTGCGTCCGAATGTGGACTTTCTTGCCGGCAGTGGCGTGGCGCTCGGCCGCGGCATCCGCGTCGACCGCGGCATGCGCACTTCGGTGCCGGACATTTATGCCGCCGGCGATGTCACCGAGGCACCGGGTTTTTACGATGGCACGCCGCAGCTCAACGCGATCCAGCCCAACGCCGTCGAGCAAGGGCGCATCGCCGCGATCAACATGGCCGGCGGCAATGCCGAATTGCCAGGCAGTCTGGCGATCAACGTGCTCGATACGCTCGGCTTGATCTCCACCTCCTTCGGCCACTGGCAAGGCAAAGGCGACGGCGTCGAGCTCGTCGATGAGGCAAACTTCCGCTATCTGTCGCTGCAATTCGAGGATGACGTGCTGATCGGCGCCACCAGCATCGGCTGGACGGATCATGTCGGCGCCTTGCGTGGCCTGATCCAGTCGCGCATCCGGCTGGGCCCGTGGAAAGCGCGCCTGATGGCCGATCCGACGCAGTTCATGGCCGCCTACCTCGCCTGCACCCAAAAAGCGGCATGA
- a CDS encoding aldehyde ferredoxin oxidoreductase family protein, which produces MGWTRKILRVDLTHGTCTAEPLNMEWAQQYLGQRGLATKYFVSEVDPKVDPLSPANKLIMTTGPLTGTPASTGGRYSVVTKGALTGAIACSNSGGFFGAELKFAGWDMIIFEGKSPQPVYLSIENDKAELKDASHLWGKTVWQTEEIIKKTHQDPQIRVASIGRAGENGVLYACVVNDLHRAAGRSGVGTVMGSKNLKAVAVRGTRGVSGIKDPQTFMAAVAAGKKVLAENAVTGQGLPKYGTQVLMNVINEIGALPTRNHRDVQFEQANRISAEAMYEKRPTDGKSHLVTNAACFGCTIACGRISRIDETHFSVVNKPEYWGASGGLEYEAAWALGAANGVGDLEALQFANMICNEDGMDPISFGATVGAAMELYELGILKKEDIGMEAPFGSAQALVALAQATAQGEGFGKLLGLGSARLCEKYGRPELSMGVKKQEFPAYDSRGIQGMGLAYATSNRGACHLRGYTVASEVLGIPVKTDPLVTEGKAALVKAFQDATAVFDSSGLCIFTSFAWTLADIQPQIAAACEGDWSLEKLNEVGERIWNMERQFNLAAGFTAKDDDLPPRLKTEPAKTGPAKGLVNGLDKMKPEYYQLRGWDAEGRPSGETLQRLGL; this is translated from the coding sequence ATGGGATGGACACGAAAAATTCTGCGCGTTGACCTCACCCACGGCACCTGCACAGCCGAACCGCTCAACATGGAATGGGCGCAGCAGTATCTCGGCCAGCGCGGCCTGGCCACCAAGTATTTCGTCAGCGAGGTCGATCCGAAGGTCGATCCGCTCTCGCCCGCCAACAAGCTAATCATGACCACCGGGCCTTTGACCGGCACGCCCGCCTCGACTGGCGGCCGTTATTCGGTGGTGACCAAGGGCGCGCTCACCGGCGCGATCGCCTGTTCGAACTCGGGCGGCTTCTTTGGCGCGGAATTGAAGTTCGCCGGCTGGGACATGATCATCTTCGAAGGCAAGAGTCCGCAGCCGGTCTATCTGTCGATCGAAAACGACAAGGCGGAGCTCAAGGATGCCTCGCACCTGTGGGGCAAGACGGTCTGGCAGACCGAGGAGATCATCAAGAAGACCCACCAGGACCCGCAAATACGCGTCGCCAGCATCGGCCGCGCCGGCGAGAACGGCGTGCTCTACGCCTGCGTCGTCAATGACCTGCACCGCGCTGCGGGCCGTTCCGGCGTCGGCACCGTGATGGGCAGCAAGAACCTCAAGGCCGTCGCGGTGCGTGGCACGCGAGGCGTGTCGGGAATCAAGGACCCGCAGACCTTCATGGCGGCCGTCGCCGCCGGCAAGAAGGTGCTGGCCGAGAATGCCGTCACCGGCCAGGGCTTGCCGAAATACGGCACCCAGGTGTTGATGAACGTCATCAACGAGATCGGCGCGCTGCCGACGCGCAACCATCGCGACGTGCAGTTCGAGCAGGCCAACCGGATTTCGGCCGAGGCGATGTACGAAAAGCGCCCGACCGACGGCAAGTCCCATCTCGTCACCAACGCCGCCTGCTTCGGCTGCACGATCGCCTGCGGCCGCATCTCGCGCATCGACGAGACGCACTTCTCGGTGGTCAACAAACCCGAATACTGGGGCGCCTCCGGCGGCCTCGAATACGAGGCGGCCTGGGCGCTCGGCGCCGCCAACGGTGTCGGCGATCTCGAAGCCTTGCAGTTCGCGAACATGATCTGCAACGAAGACGGCATGGACCCGATCTCGTTCGGCGCCACCGTCGGCGCGGCGATGGAGCTTTATGAGCTCGGCATCCTCAAGAAAGAAGACATCGGCATGGAAGCGCCGTTCGGCTCGGCCCAGGCGCTGGTGGCGCTGGCGCAAGCGACCGCGCAGGGCGAAGGCTTCGGCAAGCTGCTGGGGCTGGGCTCGGCGCGCCTGTGCGAGAAATACGGTCGGCCGGAGCTGTCGATGGGCGTCAAGAAGCAGGAATTCCCCGCCTACGATTCACGCGGCATCCAGGGCATGGGGCTCGCCTATGCCACCTCGAACCGCGGTGCCTGCCATCTGCGCGGCTATACGGTCGCCTCCGAGGTGCTGGGCATCCCGGTCAAGACCGACCCGCTCGTCACCGAAGGCAAGGCCGCGCTGGTCAAAGCCTTTCAGGATGCCACCGCGGTGTTCGATTCTTCGGGCTTATGTATCTTCACCTCGTTCGCTTGGACGCTGGCCGACATCCAGCCGCAGATCGCCGCCGCCTGTGAGGGCGACTGGTCGCTGGAAAAACTCAATGAGGTCGGCGAGCGCATCTGGAACATGGAACGCCAGTTCAACCTCGCCGCCGGCTTCACCGCGAAGGACGACGACCTGCCGCCGCGCCTGAAGACCGAGCCGGCGAAGACCGGGCCGGCCAAGGGGCTGGTCAACGGCCTCGACAAGATGAAGCCCGAGTATTACCAGCTGCGCGGCTGGGATGCCGAAGGCCGACCCAGCGGCGAGACTTTGCAACGGCTGGGTTTGTGA
- a CDS encoding 4Fe-4S dicluster domain-containing protein, whose translation MQKSLHIDANKCTGCLQCELACSFDNYGSFNPSRSRIKVFNFEHEGRKVPYTCTQCADAWCMNACPVDAIRIDAATGAKVVYEATCVGCKVCTIACPFGTINYVAETGKVQKCDLCGGEPACAAACPTGAITYVDADWTGFDRMRAWAGKTDTAPRVAA comes from the coding sequence ATGCAGAAATCCCTTCATATCGATGCCAACAAGTGCACTGGCTGTCTGCAGTGCGAGCTGGCCTGTTCCTTCGACAATTACGGGTCGTTCAATCCATCCCGATCGCGCATCAAGGTCTTCAACTTCGAGCACGAGGGACGCAAGGTGCCTTATACCTGCACCCAGTGCGCCGATGCCTGGTGCATGAACGCCTGCCCGGTCGATGCGATCCGCATCGACGCCGCCACTGGCGCCAAGGTGGTGTATGAGGCGACCTGCGTCGGCTGCAAGGTGTGCACGATCGCCTGCCCGTTCGGCACGATCAATTACGTCGCCGAGACCGGCAAGGTACAAAAATGCGACCTGTGCGGCGGAGAACCCGCTTGCGCCGCCGCCTGCCCCACCGGGGCGATCACCTATGTCGATGCCGATTGGACCGGTTTCGACAGAATGCGCGCCTGGGCCGGCAAGACTGACACCGCACCGCGCGTTGCTGCCTGA